A genomic segment from Anaerolineae bacterium encodes:
- a CDS encoding ATP-binding cassette domain-containing protein: MIQVEAITFAYPHSAPLFERFTWQVARGQAWAVIGPSGCGKTTLLHLLAGLLRPQAGQIVIDGQVLRRPRPRTGLILQDYGLLPWATLRANVALGLDIRAFYGPDGVHAPRDDVLDDKDARIHHWMTRLGIAHLAGHYPHQ; encoded by the coding sequence GTGATTCAGGTCGAGGCGATCACCTTCGCCTATCCGCACAGCGCGCCGCTGTTTGAGCGGTTCACCTGGCAGGTGGCGCGCGGCCAGGCCTGGGCGGTGATCGGGCCGAGCGGCTGCGGCAAGACGACGCTGCTCCACCTGCTCGCCGGCCTGCTGCGCCCCCAAGCCGGCCAGATCGTCATCGACGGCCAGGTGTTGCGCCGCCCGCGCCCGCGCACCGGCCTCATTCTGCAGGACTACGGCCTCTTGCCCTGGGCCACCCTGCGTGCCAACGTCGCCTTGGGGCTGGACATCCGCGCCTTCTACGGGCCGGATGGCGTCCACGCGCCGCGCGATGACGTGCTGGACGACAAAGACGCGCGCATCCACCACTGGATGACGCGCCTGGGCATTGCCCACCTGGCGGGCCACTACCCCCACCAGG